A stretch of Cicer arietinum cultivar CDC Frontier isolate Library 1 chromosome 5, Cicar.CDCFrontier_v2.0, whole genome shotgun sequence DNA encodes these proteins:
- the LOC101515540 gene encoding putative disease resistance RPP13-like protein 1, with translation MAATLVGGAFLSATVQTLVEKLASTEFRDYIKHTKLNDSLLAELKTTLLALQAVLDDAEMKQITNTAVKTWLDELKDTIFDAEDLLNQINYDALQCKMEGRQAENITNQVWNLLSSPFKNIYGEINSQMKIMCQRLQLFAQQRDILGLQTVSRRVSRRTPSSSMVNESIMVGRKDDKDKLISMLLSDYDTSSNNIGVVAIWGMGGVGKTTLAQLLYNDKKVQEHFDLKVWVCVSEDFNILRVTKSLLESITSGRSESNNLDFLRVELNKNLRGKRFLLVLDDLWNDNYNDWDELVTPLINRKNGSRVIITTRQQKVAEVAHTFPIHKVETLSDDDCWSLLSKHAFRSEDCQGNKCPNLEAIGKKIAKKCGGLPIAAKTLGGLLRSKVDAKEWAAILNSDIWNLPNDNILPALLLSYQDLPSHLKRCFAYCSIFPKDFPFDRKQLVLLWMAEGFLEHSQENKTPEEVGDGYVIELLSRSLIQVQQSHGDFGRQKFVMHDLINDLALVVSGKSCFRLECGGNISKNVRHFSYNLELYDFFKKFEVLNNFKCLRSFLPINFFNLSDGFYLSRMVVEDLLPKLIRLRVLSLNNYFNIITLPESIGSMVQLQYLDLSFTGIKSLTDAICNLYNLQTLNLMQCRNLSELPVCFGHLINLRHLDISGTNIKKMPKQIVALENLQTLTVFVVGKQEIGLSIKDLGKFPNLQGKLCIKNLHNVIDVVEASDANMRSKEHMVELELQWSKQTEDSRMEKDVLDMLKPSLNINKLSIDLYGGTSFPSWLGDSSYANMVSLYISNCEYCITVPPLGQLPSLKDLTIGGMKMETIGIEFYGMTLEPSISSFQPFQSLEKLAFFCMSNWKEWIHYESGELAFPCLRTLSLRKCPKLMGHLPNHLSTIDEISIMGCGSLLTTTPHTTLHWVSSLKKISIEATLLPVSGRTQVLLLENDSPCLLQSLSICHYYTLFSLPTMIMNSNCLQSLELLDVPSLAAFPTNGLPTSLQSLRITNCENLEFLPLETWGNYTSLVTLNLWNSCHALTSFALDGFPTLQRLAIAGCTNLESIFISKTSLLLPSSLQSFEVIGCGALRSMTLHMETLTSLESLSLIYLPKLCLTLCEGAGLPPKLRDICIESVRIATPIFEWGLQRLTALSELRIGGDDDIVNTLLKERLLPISLVFLRIYNLSEIKSFEVNGLRHLSSLETLCFNNCPRLEYLSEDALPSSLTLLSMEDCPLLEARYKSQRWEHLSIPVLVINGEVII, from the coding sequence ATGGCTGCAACTTTGGTTGGAGGGGCTTTTCTCTCTGCAACTGTTCAAACCTTAGTTGAGAAACTTGCCTCAACTGAATTTCGTGATTACATAAAACACACCAAGCTGAATGACTCGCTGTTGGCAGAGTTGAAAACAACACTGCTCGCTCTTCAAGCTGTGCTGGATGATGCAGAGATGAAGCAGATCACCAACACTGCTGTCAAAACATGGTTAGATGAATTGAAAGATACAATCTTTGATGCTGAGGATTTGCTCAACCAAATCAATTATGACGCCCTGCAGTGCAAGATGGAGGGCAGACAGGCTGAAAACATTACTAATCAGGTATGGAACCTCCTTTCATCTCCATTTAAAAACATCTATGGAGAGATCAATTCACAAATGAAGATTATGTGTCAAAGGCTGCAACTTTTTGCTCAGCAGAGAGACATTCTTGGCTTGCAAACTGTGAGCAGGAGAGTTTCTCGTAGAACCCCTTCGAGTTCAATGGTAAATGAATCTATTATGGTTGGTAGGAAGGATGATAAAGATAAACTAATTAGTATGTTGTTATCAGACTATGACACAAGTAGTAATAATATTGGTGTTGTGGCAATTTGGGGCATGGGGGGTGTTGGCAAAACAACCCTTGCCCAACTTCTTTACAATGATAAAAAAGTACAAGAACATTTTGATCTAAAAGTCTGGGTTTGTGTGTCCGAGGATTTCAATATTTTGAGAGTAACTAAATCCCTTCTGGAATCTATCACTTCAGGACGCAGTGAAAGCAATAATCTTGATTTTCTTCGagttgaattaaataaaaacttgAGGGGTAAAAGATTTTTGTTAGTGTTGGATGACCTTTGGAATGACAATTATAATGATTGGGATGAACTAGTAACTCCTTTGATTAACAGAAAAAATGGAAGTAGGGTCATCATCACAACACGCCAACAAAAAGTTGCTGAGGTTGCACACACATTTCCCATTCATAAAGTAGAGACGCTATCAGATGATGATTGTTGGTCTTTACTCTCAAAGCATGCATTCAGAAGTGAAGACTGTCAAGGCAACAAATGCCCAAATCTAGAAGCAATTGGCAAGAAGATTGCAAAAAAGTGCGGTGGATTGCCTATAGCTGCTAAAACACTCGGAGGACTTTTGCGTTCAAAGGTAGATGCAAAAGAGTGGGCTGCAATTCTAAACAGTGACATATGGAACTTACCAAATGATAATATTTTGCCTGCTTTGCTTCTGAGTTATCAAGATCTCCCATCTCATTTGAAAAGATGTTTTGCTTATTGCTCAATTTTTCCGAAGGATTTTCCATTTGATAGGAAGCAATTGGTTTTGTTGTGGATGGCAGAAGGCTTCTTAGAGCATTctcaagaaaataaaacacCTGAAGAAGTAGGTGACGGCTACGTTATTGAACTGTTGTCCAGATCCTTAATTCAAGTACAACAATCACACGGTGATTTTGGAAGACAAAAGTTTGTTATGCACGACCTTATCAATGATTTAGCCTTAGTGGTATCTGGAAAAAGTTGTTTCAGGCTTGAATGTGGTGGTAACATCTCTAAAAATGTTCGTCATTTTTCATATAATCTAGAATTGTACGactttttcaaaaagtttgaagTTCTCAACAATTTCAAATGCTTGCGAAGCTTCCTACCCATTAACTTTTTCAACTTATCTGATGGTTTTTACTTATCTAGAATGGTTGTTGAAGATTTGCTACCCAAACTCATAAGGTTACGTGTGTTGTccttaaataattattttaatataatcacGCTGCCAGAATCAATTGGCAGTATGGTGCAGTTGCAATATCTAGATCTCTCATTCACTGGAATCAAAAGCTTGACAGATGCAATTTGTAACCTTTACAATTTGCAAACCTTGAATTTAATGCAGTGCAGAAATCTCAGTGAGTTGCCAGTATGTTTCGGACATTTAATTAACTTACGTCACCTGGACATAAGTGGGACAAACATAAAGAAGATGCCAAAGCAAATTGTTGCACTAGAAAACCTTCAGACATTAACTGTTTTTGTAGTTGGAAAGCAAGAAATTGGGTTAAGTATCAAAGATCTTGGGAAGTTTCCTAACCTACAAGGAAAACTTTGCATCAAGAACCTGCATAATGTCATCGATGTCGTTGAGGCTAGTGATGCCAACATGAGAAGCAAAGAACATATGGTGGAGTTAGAGTTACAATGGAGCAAGCAAACTGAAGACTCGCGAATGGAGAAAGATGTGCTTGATATGTTGAAACCGTCACTAAATATCAATAAATTGAGCATTGACTTGTATGGAGGCACAAGTTTTCCGAGTTGGTTGGGAGATTCTTCGTATGCTAACATGGTGTCCTTGTACATCTCTAACTGTGAATATTGCATAACAGTTCCACCGCTAGGACAACTACCTTCTCTCAAGGACTTGACTATTGGTGGTATGAAAATGGAAACAATTGGGATAGAATTCTATGGGATGACACTAGAACCTTCCATTTCTTCATTCCAACCATTTCAATCTCTCGAAAAACTGGCTTTTTTTTGCATGTCGAATTGGAAGGAATGGATACACTATGAAAGTGGTGAACTTGCTTTCCCTTGTCTTAGAACTTTGTCGTTAAGAAAATGTCCTAAACTAATGGGACATTTGCCTAACCATCTTTCTACAATAGATGAAATTAGCATAATGGGTTGTGGTAGTCTCTTGACAACAACACCACATACTACTTTACATTGGGTCtcctcattaaaaaaaataagtattgaAGCAACTTTGTTACCTGTGAGTGGAAGGACCCAAGTGTTGTTACTTGAGAATGATTCTCCATGTCTACTACAGAGTTTATCCATTTGTCACTATTATACACTATTTTCATTACCTACAATGATTATGAATAGCAATTGTCTTCAATCCTTGGAACTCCTTGATGTTCCGTCTCTTGCTGCTTTTCCAACAAATGGTCTGCCCACTTCATTGCAATCACTTAGAATTACTAATTGTGAAAATTTAGAATTCTTGCCTCTTGAAACATGGGGCAATTACACATCGCTTGTGACTTTAAATTTATGGAATAGTTGTCATGCACTTACCTCCTTTGCATTGGATGGTTTCCCAACACTACAACGTCTTGCAATTGCTGGTTGTACAAATTTGGAAtccatttttatttcaaaaacatcTTTGCTTCTTCCGTCATCCCTCCAATCATTTGAGGTAATTGGTTGTGGCGCACTTAGATCAATGACTCTACATATGGAAACTCTAACCTCTCTAGAAAGTTTGTCTCTCATATATCTTCCAAAACTATGTTTAACTTTGTGTGAAGGAGCTGGCCTACCTCCCAAATTACGAGATATTTGTATTGAATCAGTGAGAATAGCAACACCTATATTTGAATGGGGTCTCCAACGCCTTACTGCTCTTTCAGAGTTGAGGATTGGAGGTGATGATGATATTGTTAATACCTTGTTGAAGGAGCGATTGTTGCCTATTTCCCTTGTGTTTCTAAGAATCTATAATCTCTCTGAAATAAAATCCTTTGAAGTAAATGGACTTCGACACCTTTCCTCTTTAGAAACACTTTGCTTTAATAATTGTCCAAGGCTTGAGTATTTGTCAGAAGACGCGTTGCCTTCCTCTCTTACGTTATTGAGCATGGAAGATTGCCCTCTATTAGAAGCAAGGTATAAAAGTCAGAGGTGGGAGCATCTGTCCATTCCTGTCTTAGTAATAAATGGTGAAGTGATAATATGA